The genomic region GGGGGCGGGCCCGCCCCCCGCCGACGACCGTGTCAGCGCGCGTAGGCCCCGGAACGCCGGCCCGCCTGCTGGCGGGGCACCGTCGACCGGGTCTCCAGCACGTCGGCCAGGAAGTCCGTCGCCAGCAGCAGCGCCGCCCTGTTCGCATGGGTGTCGCGCATGCTGTCGATCATCATGAAGTCGTGGATCATCCCCTGGAAGCGGACCGCCGTCACCGGCACCCCCGCCTCCCGGAGCCGGTTCGCGTACGCTTCGCCCTCGTCGCGCAGCACGTCCGCCTCACCGGTGAGCACCATCGCCGGAGGCAGACCGCGCAACTGCTCCAGCGACGCCCGCAGCGGCGAGGCATAGACCTGCTTCCGCTGCTCGGGGTCGGTCGTGTACTGGTCCCAGAACCAGACCATGCCGTCCCGGTTGAGGAAGTACCCGGTGGCGAACTGGTGGTAGGAGGCGGTCTCGAAGTCGGCGTTGGTCACCGGGTACAGCAGCACCTGCCCCCGGAGCTCCACATCCCCGCGGTCCTTGCACATCAGCGCCAGCACGGCGGACATGTTGCCGCCCACCGAGTCCCCGCACACCGCCATGCGCGTCCCGTCCAGGTCCTTCTCCGCCCCGCGCTCGACCACCCACCGGGCCGCCGCG from Nocardiopsis aegyptia harbors:
- a CDS encoding alpha/beta hydrolase, coding for MSENKVVLEQAAQEFADANASEPFIYQLPPEQGREILEDVQSGEGVPKPEVNDEWITVEGGPTGQVPVRIVRPAGATGVLPVIYYIHGAGWVFGSANTHDRLVRELAVRTGAAVVFPEYDRAPEATYPTAIEQNHAAARWVVERGAEKDLDGTRMAVCGDSVGGNMSAVLALMCKDRGDVELRGQVLLYPVTNADFETASYHQFATGYFLNRDGMVWFWDQYTTDPEQRKQVYASPLRASLEQLRGLPPAMVLTGEADVLRDEGEAYANRLREAGVPVTAVRFQGMIHDFMMIDSMRDTHANRAALLLATDFLADVLETRSTVPRQQAGRRSGAYAR